The Candidatus Hydrogenedentota bacterium genome has a segment encoding these proteins:
- a CDS encoding methyltransferase — translation MAAQHTPESILALARQFMESRIFLSGAELGLFDCLASGAMTAKEIADAKEWDPRALTILLDALTAMGLLEKSNERYSCPAPIAGMLGSASPGSVLPMVLHVAGLWHRWSNISDIVRGIPVAQTPGVFDTDAQLAAFIGAMHVIGARMAPEVVKAVAPGDARALLDVGGASGTYTEAFLRACPGMRATLFDRAPVVELARARLEGSGLLDRIAFAAGDFYEDDLPGGHDLVFLSAIIHQNSPRENVELYRKCRRAMLPGGRLVIRDHIMEPDHVHPASGALFAVNMLAATPGGSTYTFDEIRETLEEAGFSRIRLIQSGDFMNGLVEAFN, via the coding sequence ATGGCGGCGCAACACACCCCTGAAAGCATTCTCGCCCTTGCACGGCAATTCATGGAATCACGCATCTTTTTGAGCGGCGCGGAGCTGGGCCTGTTCGATTGCCTGGCGTCCGGCGCGATGACCGCCAAAGAAATCGCCGACGCGAAGGAATGGGATCCTCGCGCATTGACCATCCTGCTCGACGCGCTGACGGCCATGGGATTGCTGGAAAAATCCAACGAACGTTATTCGTGTCCCGCGCCGATAGCGGGCATGCTCGGTTCCGCCTCGCCCGGCTCCGTGCTCCCGATGGTTCTGCACGTCGCCGGACTGTGGCATCGCTGGTCGAACATCAGCGACATCGTGCGCGGGATACCCGTGGCGCAGACGCCCGGCGTCTTCGATACGGATGCGCAACTCGCTGCGTTCATCGGCGCGATGCACGTCATCGGCGCACGCATGGCGCCGGAAGTGGTCAAGGCTGTCGCGCCCGGCGACGCCCGGGCATTGCTCGACGTGGGCGGCGCATCGGGCACCTATACCGAGGCGTTCCTCCGCGCATGTCCCGGCATGCGCGCCACCCTATTCGATCGCGCGCCCGTTGTCGAACTCGCCCGCGCGCGGCTGGAGGGCAGCGGTCTGCTGGATCGGATTGCGTTCGCCGCCGGCGACTTCTACGAGGACGACCTTCCCGGCGGCCACGACCTCGTCTTTCTTTCCGCGATCATCCATCAGAACAGTCCGAGGGAGAACGTCGAACTGTACCGAAAATGCCGGCGCGCGATGCTGCCTGGTGGACGCCTCGTGATCCGCGACCACATCATGGAGCCCGATCATGTGCATCCGGCCAGCGGCGCTCTGTTTGCCGTCAACATGCTCGCCGCAACCCCCGGCGGAAGCACCTACACTTTTGATGAAATACGCGAAACCCTGGAGGAAGCGGGTTTCTCGCGCATTCGACTGATACAGTCCGGGGACTTCATGAACGGACTTGTGGAGGCATTCAACTAA
- a CDS encoding DUF5696 domain-containing protein, translated as MLTVLLLATHVMAVEDFAPRMAALQKFWERLDAIVVTKDFESEKAAGLAEAKKRLDAGAASVDEYNAIYRMLDDLRTSLLAHAAEKPSRVEGMFEEKEDAWPVKSSALELTIGKTDLRMTVKTPKAEWFFAPCDGNDVQLRGKHFSLLAAKIVKCEPFNTGYSAGMTLSFSEFPDAPGLDLRLTANLIGNEIVFEIAAPGDVSNLELILWPKPLATENTDKDFAVIPHMQGMLLPGNWDQSINEADLSNSRSLYMPWWGQIRDGRGVLTILETSDDAGAAYRHPKGGPTTIQPRWHASLGRLNYMRIARYVFDDEATYVTFAKRYRRFVKEGGRFVSLDEKRVRTPNVNEVIGRPVVHLGALYHFVKESALANKEKIEANHSLQTFMELAEQLRQLKASGIDDAYVHLDGWGFYGYDNGHPDVLPVGSEQGGWEGLRRFAATCEELGYLFAVHDQYRDFYKSAVSFDPALATVRPDGSIPMEGTWCGGPQSILSARFAPEYVRRNHDLFAVNGVKVMGAYLDVFSVVPLEESFAPAHPMTRSDCARYRRECFSILRARGYVISSEEPADYLVPWLDLVHHGPYATMPHIGGGGPRGIPVPLFNLVYHDSLLLPWEMGEDGGWGIPKDDSGRLHCLLNAGLPYVGPGADAAAIARVKEACALSQRCATLEMTNHEFLDATWRKQRSTFADGTRVTIDLDAKTHTIEYGMETK; from the coding sequence ATGCTTACGGTCCTGCTCTTGGCGACACACGTAATGGCGGTGGAGGACTTTGCTCCGCGAATGGCGGCGTTGCAGAAGTTTTGGGAACGGCTCGATGCCATCGTCGTAACAAAGGACTTTGAATCGGAGAAGGCTGCGGGGCTCGCGGAAGCGAAGAAACGCCTCGATGCGGGGGCCGCGTCCGTTGACGAGTACAACGCGATCTATCGCATGCTCGACGATTTACGGACTTCTCTTTTGGCGCATGCCGCCGAGAAGCCTTCGCGTGTGGAAGGTATGTTCGAGGAGAAGGAAGACGCCTGGCCCGTCAAGTCATCCGCGCTCGAACTGACGATCGGCAAGACGGATTTGCGCATGACGGTCAAGACGCCAAAGGCCGAATGGTTTTTCGCGCCATGCGACGGCAATGACGTTCAACTGAGAGGCAAGCATTTCAGCCTGCTCGCCGCGAAAATCGTCAAATGCGAGCCGTTCAATACCGGTTACAGCGCCGGTATGACACTGTCATTCTCGGAATTCCCCGACGCGCCCGGCCTCGACTTGCGCCTGACCGCGAACCTGATCGGAAACGAGATCGTTTTCGAGATCGCCGCGCCGGGGGACGTGTCCAACCTCGAACTCATCCTGTGGCCAAAACCGCTGGCAACGGAAAACACGGACAAGGATTTTGCCGTGATTCCGCACATGCAGGGCATGTTGCTGCCGGGAAATTGGGACCAGTCCATCAACGAGGCGGACCTCTCCAACTCGCGGTCGTTGTACATGCCGTGGTGGGGGCAGATCCGCGACGGGCGGGGCGTCCTGACGATCCTCGAAACGAGCGACGACGCCGGCGCGGCCTATCGCCACCCGAAAGGCGGGCCGACCACCATCCAGCCGCGCTGGCATGCCTCGCTTGGCCGGCTGAACTATATGCGCATCGCGCGCTATGTCTTCGACGACGAGGCCACATACGTGACCTTTGCGAAACGATACCGCCGCTTCGTGAAGGAGGGCGGGCGCTTCGTGTCGCTCGACGAGAAACGCGTGCGCACGCCGAACGTCAACGAGGTCATCGGACGGCCCGTCGTGCATCTTGGCGCGCTGTATCACTTCGTCAAGGAGTCCGCGCTGGCGAACAAGGAGAAGATCGAAGCCAATCACAGCCTGCAAACCTTCATGGAACTCGCCGAACAACTCCGGCAATTGAAGGCGAGCGGAATTGACGACGCGTATGTCCATCTCGACGGTTGGGGATTCTACGGTTATGACAACGGCCATCCCGACGTGCTGCCCGTCGGCTCCGAGCAGGGCGGCTGGGAGGGGCTTCGCCGGTTCGCCGCCACGTGCGAGGAACTCGGCTACCTGTTCGCCGTCCACGACCAGTACCGCGACTTCTACAAGAGCGCCGTGTCGTTCGATCCCGCCTTGGCGACGGTCCGCCCGGACGGTTCGATTCCGATGGAAGGCACCTGGTGTGGCGGACCGCAGAGCATCCTCAGCGCGCGATTCGCGCCCGAGTACGTCCGGCGCAACCACGACCTGTTCGCCGTGAACGGCGTGAAGGTCATGGGCGCGTACCTCGACGTGTTCAGCGTCGTTCCGCTCGAGGAAAGTTTCGCACCCGCGCATCCGATGACGCGGTCCGATTGCGCGCGTTACCGCCGCGAATGTTTCTCGATTCTTCGTGCGCGCGGGTACGTAATCAGTTCCGAAGAACCGGCCGATTACCTCGTGCCATGGCTCGACTTGGTCCATCACGGCCCCTATGCGACCATGCCCCACATCGGCGGAGGCGGTCCACGGGGCATTCCCGTGCCGTTGTTCAATCTGGTGTACCACGACTCGTTGCTGTTGCCGTGGGAGATGGGCGAAGACGGCGGCTGGGGTATTCCGAAGGACGACTCGGGCCGACTGCACTGTTTGCTGAATGCCGGGCTGCCCTACGTCGGCCCCGGCGCCGACGCGGCGGCGATTGCGCGGGTCAAGGAGGCTTGCGCTTTGTCCCAACGATGCGCCACGCTGGAAATGACCAACCACGAATTCCTCGACGCGACATGGCGCAAGCAGCGCAGCACCTTCGCGGACGGAACGCGGGTAACGATCGATCTCGACGCAAAAACGCACACGATTGAATACGGAATGGAGACGAAGTGA